In the Klebsiella electrica genome, one interval contains:
- a CDS encoding RepB family plasmid replication initiator protein — MNSNEVLLFKDAIPDFNQPSTGKLTVTKNSSVQPVSLLRLGVFTPSCRTEATVTLNVTEALSSLEIAKQEGYTDIKITGPMLNYFQDFRCWTAIVHSFSVSPDALKGNRIKMPFSEFAKLCGYPSKRYSTKLRNEIADSLTKIRSKSIRFEKNPGITKFKVAGLLKEAEFDGESDYIILEADERLWDLYRSDHLTLLRKKPLELLTRNETAQALYTFFEALPQHPAPITFDRLRQRLLLNGRIAEQNRKMRTALDVLASIGYLKFYYLVDTSVPTIQITDRNPKLTGS, encoded by the coding sequence ATGAACTCGAATGAAGTTCTTCTTTTCAAGGACGCTATTCCCGACTTCAATCAGCCGTCGACTGGAAAGCTGACGGTGACAAAAAATTCATCAGTACAACCTGTATCACTGCTCCGCCTGGGCGTTTTTACTCCCAGTTGCCGAACAGAGGCAACGGTCACGCTAAACGTGACGGAAGCGCTATCCAGTCTGGAAATTGCAAAACAGGAAGGGTACACGGACATAAAGATCACCGGCCCGATGCTGAATTATTTCCAGGACTTCCGGTGCTGGACAGCAATCGTCCATTCCTTCAGCGTATCGCCTGATGCGCTGAAAGGTAACCGGATTAAAATGCCCTTTAGTGAATTTGCCAAACTCTGCGGCTACCCATCAAAACGCTACAGCACGAAACTGCGCAATGAGATAGCCGATTCGTTGACGAAGATTCGCTCAAAAAGCATTCGGTTTGAGAAGAACCCGGGGATCACCAAGTTCAAAGTAGCCGGGTTGCTGAAAGAGGCGGAATTTGATGGTGAAAGTGATTACATCATCCTGGAAGCCGACGAACGACTCTGGGATTTGTACCGTTCAGATCATCTTACTCTGTTGCGGAAGAAACCCCTGGAGCTACTTACCAGGAATGAAACGGCTCAGGCGCTCTATACATTTTTTGAAGCGCTACCTCAACATCCAGCCCCGATCACCTTTGACAGACTTCGACAGCGTTTACTGCTCAATGGGCGCATTGCCGAACAGAACCGGAAAATGCGAACTGCTCTCGATGTGCTTGCCAGCATCGGTTACCTGAAATTTTACTACCTGGTGGACACCAGCGTACCCACCATTCAGATCACGGATCGGAATCCCAAACTAACAGGTTCCTGA